CCTCCGCCACCGGCCCCGCGGCGAGGGGGCGGCCGCCGCGCAGGAGCAGCGCCCGGTCGGCGTAGCGGGCGGCCTGGTTGGGGTCGTGGGTGGTGAAGAGGAGGCCGAGCCCGTCGGCGCGCAGGCGCAGGATCTCGGCCATCACCCGGCCCTGGTTGCCGAAATCGAGGCTGGCGGTCGGCTCGTCGAGGACGACGATGCGGGGTTCCTGGGCCAGCGCCCGGGCGACCAGCACCAGTTGGCGCTCGCCGCCGGAGAGCCGCGTCACCGGGCGCTCGGCAAGGTGGGCGATGCCCATCCGGGCCAGGGCCGCTTCCGCCGCCGCATGGTCGGCCCGGGACGGGGCGGAGAGGAGGCCGGTGCGGCTGGTGCGGCCCATCAGCACCACGGCGCGCGCCGTGAACGCGAAGGCGCTGGCGGCGGCCTGCGGCACGTAGGCCATGGCCCGCGCGCGCTCCCGGGCGGTGAGATCGCCGAGCGGCCGGCCCTCGACCCGGATGGTTCCGCCCAAGGCGGGGAGCAGGCCGAGCAGGGTCTTGAGCAGCGTGGTCTTGCCGCCGCCGTTGGGGCCGAGCAGCGCCAGCGCCTCGCCGGCGGTAAGCCGCACCGAGAGATCGCGGCCGATCTCGCGGCCGGGATAGCCGAAGGCGAGGGCGTCGGCGTCGAGCAGGATCACGACCAGTCCCGCTCCGCCCGGGCGAGCAGCCAGAGGAAGACCGGCGTGCCGACGACGGCGGTGAGGATGCCGAGCGGCACCTCGACCGGGGCCAGGGTGCGGGCGAGCGTGTCGATGGTGAGCAGCGTGCCGGCGCCGAGCAAGGCGGCGGTCGGGATCAGCCGGCCGAAGCCGGGGCCGACGAGGAAGCGGGCGAGGTGCGGCACCACCAGCCCGACCCAGCCGACGATGCCGGCCGCGGCCACGCTCGCCGCGGTGACGAGGGTCGCGGCCGCCACCACGGCGATGCGCAGCGGGCCGGTGGCGAGGCCGAGCGAGCGCGCCTCCTCGTCCGGCAGCGACAGGACGTCGAGGCGCCAGCGCAAGAGCAGGAGAAGCCCGGTGCCGAGGGCCACGGGACCGGCGAGCGGCAGGAGGTCGGACGGGTGCGTGCCCGACAGGCTCCCGAGCAGCCAGAAGGTCATCGCCGGGAGCTGGTTGTAGGGGTCGGCGAGGTACTTGATCAGCCCGACGCCGGCCCCCAGCAGCGAGCCGATGACGACGCCGGCGAGCACCAGCACCAGCACCGGATCGCGCCCCGACAGGGCGGCGCCCAGCCCGTAGACGCAGGCGACCGCCAGGAGCCCGCCCGCGAAGGCCAGCCCCTCGATCGCCAGCACCCCCAGCGAGAGCCAGATGCCGAGGACCGCGCCGAGCGCCGCCCCCGAGGAGGCGCCGAGGATGTCGGGCGAGACGAGGGGGTTGCGGAACAGGCCCTGGAAGGCGGTGCCGGCGACCGAGAGCGCCGCGCCGATCAGGATCGCGGCGGCGATGCGGGGACCGCGGATCTGCCACACCACCGCCTCGACCGCCGGTCCGACGTCCGTGGCGTGGCCGGTCAGCCGCCCGAGGAGCACCCGGGCGACGTCGAGGAGCGAGACCGGGTAGCGCCCGACCCCGAAGGCGAGGGCGGCGGCGAGCAGCAGGGCGAGGAGCGCGAGCCACGGCCCGCCGATCCGGACCGCCCGGGCGCCCACGAGTGCGATGCCGTTCACGGTGCTCCCGCCAGCACGCGCTCGAGGGCGGGATCGTCCGGCGTCACGTGGTAGAGCCGGCCGTAGAGGTCGCGGGCGATCCCGCGGATGTCCTCGGGGAACTGCGCCGGGTAGAGGACCTTGCCGAGCCACCACAGGCCGGCGAGGCGGTTGACCGAGGGCGGGGCATCGACCCAGCCGAAGGGGAGCGACGGGCTCACGTGCAGGCGGTTCGCCCGCAGGGCCGGCGTCGCCTGCCAGAGCGGGTCCTGCCGGGCGGCGGCCGCGAAGGCGGGGTCGAGGGCGACGATCACCTCGGGCGCCCAGGCCACCACGTCCTCGGGCGAGACCTGCGCCAGGCTGCCGCCGGGACCCGCGACGTTGACGGCGCCCATCAGCGCCAGCGCCTCGACGTTGATCGAGCCCGCCCGCGCGGTCTCGAGGCCGCGGGGGCCGCGGGCGAGGTAGACCCGGGGGCGCCGGTCCTCCGGCACCGCGGCGACGCGCTCGCGGATGGTCGTGAGGGTGCGCTCGGCGACGCTCGCGAGCGCCTCCGCCGCGGCCTCGCGCCCGACGAGGCGGCCGAGGGTGCGGTAGGTGGCGGGCGCGGCCGCGAGGCGCCCGTCGAGGAGCGCGTACGGGATCCCGGTCTGGCCCTGGACCCGGTCGGCGAGGGAGCGGTAGGTCTCGGCGGTCGAGCCGACGTCGAGGATCAGGTCGGGCTTCGCGGCCAGCACCGATTCGAGGTTGGCGGTGTTGCCGCGCCCGGTGAGCCGCCCGACCTCCGGCAGGTCGGCGGATCGCGCCAGCAGGTAGGGCCTCTCCGCCGGGCGGATCGCCCGCGGCCAGCCGAGCAGCACTTCGGGCGCCAGCGTGTAGAGCAGGATCGCCGCCGGCGGACCGGCGGGGAACACCCGGGCGACGGGTTGCTTCAAGCCGTCGAGGACCCGGCCGGCATCGTCTCGCAACGGATCGGCGGCACGTGCAGGCACGTGGGCCGCCGCGAGGGCGGCCGCGCCGAGGAGCAGGGAGCGCCGGTCGGGCCGCATCGTCTGGAAAAATCAGTCCGTGGCGATCATCACGTCGCTGGACTTGATCACCGCCTTCACGGTCTTGCCGGGAGCGAGGCCCAGCTCGTCGGCGGATTCGTTGGTGATCGCCGCGGTGACGACCTGCCCGCCGGCGAGCTCGACCCGGACATGGGCGGTGGTGGCGCCCTTCTTGACCTCGACGACCTTGCCGTCGAGCTGGTTGCGCGCGCTGATCTTCATCACGGACTCTTCATTCGCGTCGGACTGGCCGGCGTTCCGCCGCGCGGCCGCCGTCCCCGCACAGATAGGCGACTTCCCCCCGCCCGGCGAGCCGGGCGCGGCCGAAATCACGGCCGAGTTTCGCCGGCGGGGAACCGAAACCAAAGCCGGCATCGCCCGTTGTCGTGCAGCTTCGAGCGGGCCCGCCCGCTCGCGACGTTTGTTCGAGGGAGACCGACGGATGCATCAGGGCAGCCACCGCGACCACGAGGGCGCACAGAAGCTCTTCGCGATGATCAAGGACGTGAAGATCGCGATGATGACCACGGCCGATTCCGACGGGCAGCTGCGCAGCCGCCCGATGTGGAACCAGGACGCGGACGAGGCCGGCGACCTGTGGTTCTTCGTCAAGCAGGACGCGCCGGTGACGAACGAGATCGGCCGCGACAACCAGGTCAACCTGTCCTACTCCGACCCGTCGAGCCAGAACTACGTCTCGGTGTCGGGCAAGGCCGAGATCGTGCGCGACAAGGCGAAGATCGAGGCCAAGTGGAGCGAGAGCCTGAAGACCTGGTTCCCCGGCGGCAAGGACGACCCGTCGATCGCGCTGATCCGCGTCCATCCCGAGAAGGGCGAGTACTGGGACAGCCCGAACTCGACGATGCTGCACCTCTACGGCTACGTGAAGGCCGCGGTGACCGGCGAGTCGCCGAAGACCGAGAAGAAGGCGGTCGACCTCGGCGCCCGCTGAGGATTGCGGATAAGACCGGGCGGGCGCTCGTCCCGGGCCCTCGCCCCGGCTCGGGCGCTTGACTCGGCGGCCCGAACCGTGCCGGCTTCGCACCCTCCGTCGCCCCGCCCGAGGGGCGACGGCGCGACCGCTCGCAGGAAGCGGTCCTGAATCAGGCAGGCACGGGCGATGCTCGATCTCGCGACCAGGGTCTACAACCATACCTGGAAGATCGACCCGATCATCCGATCCGTGCTCGACACGGATTTCTACAAGCTCCTGATGGCCCAGACGATCTTCCGGCGCCACCGGAACGTCTCGGTCACCTTCGGGATCCAGAACCGCACCCGCCGGGTCCGTCTCGCCGACCTGATCGACCCGGGCGAGCTGCGCGAGCAGCTCGACCATTGCCGGTCGCTGCGGCTCACCCGCGGCGAATCCACCTGGCTGCGCGGCAACACCTTCTACGGCCGGCGCCAGATGTTCTCGCCGGACTTCATGGACTGGCTCGAGAACTTCCGCTTCCCCGACTACCTGCTGGAGAAGCAGGACGGCCAGTACGTGCTCACCTTCCACGGCCCGTGGATCGAGACCACGATGTGGGAGGTGCCCGCACTCGCCATCCTCAACGAGCTGCGCTCGCGCGGCGTGCTCAAGGGCATGGGCAAGTTCGAGCTCCAGGTGCTCTACGCCCGGGCGATGACGCGGATCTGGGAGAAGATCGAGCGGCTGAAGGCCCTGCCGGGCCTCTCCATCGCCGATTTCGGCACGCGGCGGCGCCACGGCTTCCTGTGGCAGGACTGGTGCGTCGAGGCGATGATCGAGGGCTTGGGCAACGGCTTTCTCGGCACCTCGAACTGCCTGATCGCGCTGCGCCACGACATCGAGGCGGTGGGCACCAACGCTCACGAACTGCCGATGGTCTACTCGGCCCTGGCGGAGGGCGAGGAGGAACTGGCCCGCGCGCCCTACCTCGTGCTCGCCGACTGGCAGCGCGATTACGCCGGCAACCTCCTGGTGATCCTGCCCGACACCTACGGCACCACCGGCTTCCTCGAGCGCGGCCCCGCCTGGATGGCCGACTGGACCGGCATCCGCATCGATTCCAAGGACCCGATCGCGGGCGGCGAGGAGGCGATCGCCTGGTGGACCAAGCACGGCCGCAACCCGCGCGAGAAGCTGGCGATCTTCTCCGACGGGCTCGACGTCGACGTGATCGAGCGGATCCACCGCCACTTCCACGGCCGCCTGCGCATCGGCTACGGCTGGGGCACGCTGCTCACCAACGATTTCCGCGGCCTGGTGCCGGACGGCCGCCTCGATCCGATCTCGATCGTCTGCAAGGTGATCTCGGCCAACGGCCACCCGACCGTGAAGCTCTCCGACAATCCCACCAAGGCGCTCGGGCCCGAGGAGGAGGTCGAGCGCTACAAGCGGGTCTTCGGCGTCGGCGCGCAACAGGCGGTGCCGGTGCTGGTCTAGATGCGGCAGGCCGGAAGGGGCGGACAATCTCGCGCGCCGCGTCGTCCAGGTGACGCGGCGCGGCGCCGTTGCCGCCGGGCCCCGCCGCGCCTCCAGGGCCCGCCACGGTCGCCGCGTGGCGGGCCGATCGCTACTGCAGCTTTGCCCGGTAGGTCTCGCCGGCCTTCGCCTTCAGCTCCGCCCCCGCGTCGCGCCCGATCGCGAGCGCGTCGGCGGCCGGACCGCTGCGGTGGGTCGTCCAGTGGGCGCTGCCGTCGGGCAGGAACAGGATCCCGTCGAGGGTGAGGCTGTCGCCGTCGATCTGGGCGAGCGCGGCGATCGGGGTGCGGCAGGAGCCGTCGAGCTCCTCCAGAAGCGCCCGCTCGGCGTTCACCGCGATCGTGGTCGTCGGGCAGGCGACGGCCTGGAGGAGGGCGATCACCTCGGCATCGCCGGCCCGGCACTCGATGCCGAGCGCTCCCTGAGCCACCGCCGGCAGCATCTCGCTCACCGGCAGGATCTCCTGGGCGCGGTCGGCGAGGCCGAGGCGCTCGAGCCCCGCGATGGCGAGCAGGGTCGCGTCGCAGGCGCCTTCCTCGAGGCGCTTCATCCGGGTGTTGGCGTTGCCGCGCAAGGGGACGATCCGCAGGTCGGGCCGGCGCATCAGCACCTGGGCGCCGCGGCGCAGGGACGAGGTGCCGACCCGGCTGCCCGGCGCCAGCGCGGCGAGGCTCGCCGCCCGCGGCGACAGGAAGGCGTCGCGGGGATCGTCGCGCTCCAGGATGCAGGCGATGACGAGGCCGTCCGGCAGCCAGGTCTCGACGTCCTTCATCGAGTGGACGGCGACGTCGACCTGGTCGGCGAGGAGCGCCTGCTCCAGCTCCTTGGTGAACAGGCCCTTGCCGCCGATCTCGGAGAGCGGCCGGTCGAGCACCTTGTCGGCCACCGTGGTGACGACGACGAGCTCCATCGCGCCGGGCTCGGCGAGGGCGGGATGGGCCGCCGCGATGCGGTCGCGCACCATCCCGGTCTGGGCGAGCGCCATCGGGCTGCCGCGGGTGCCGATGCGCAGGGGACGTCGGGCCATGTCGGGTGCCGTGGGATCGAGGAGCCGTCGGACTCGCGAGTAGCGAACCCTGCGCCCCGTGTCACGACTCCTGTTGCGGGAGCCTCTCTCGCGGCACCTGCTCGTCGGCGGGCCGGCCGCCCTGCGGCGTGCCGGTGGCGGGCTTGGTCTCGCCCGCGCCTGCGGCGCGCCGGCTCGCCCCGAGGCTGTCGTTGGCCAGCCCCTCGCCCGGCTTCGGGTCCGGCTCGCGGTCGTCGGTCATGGGCGTCTCCGGTCGTGGTCCCGACGGGAACGATCGGGAACCGGCCCGGGTTCGGGCCGCCCTCCGTTCAGAATCCCTGGACCGCCAGCACGGTGTGCTCGACCTGCGGCGGGGCGGTGAAGTGCTCGGAGACCAGGGCGCGCCAGGCCTGGAAGTCCGCCGACTCGCGGAAATCGACGGTGTGGTTCTCCAGGGTCTCCCACTGCACCATCAGACGGTAGCGGGTCGGGATCTCGACCGAGCGCTGCAATTCCATGCTGCGGCAGCCCTTGGCGCGCCGAAACAGTTCCGCGGCCTGGGCGACGCCGGCCTCGAAGGCCGCCTCGTGCCCGGCCTTCACCTCGATCTGCGCGATTTCCAGTACCATGCGACCCTCCCGTGATCGGCGCGAGCCATGCGCGCGTGCGCCGGCCTTGTCCAGGCGGCGCGGGTTGCGAGAGTGGTGGATCGAGCCCGGCGGGCGGTTGCCAACCCGGAACAGGACGCGCACAAACCGTAGATGACCTGTGCATGGGGGGCAACCGGCCCCGGCCGGCGCCGTTTCCTTGCCGGAGCGTGACAGCGGAGTTCGGTCCTCATGGCGACGCTGAAGGAATTCGAGGAAGCCCTGCGCGAGAACGGCATGCTGATGGCCCTCGCGATCCTCGAGCGGCTGCGCGAGCGCGACCGCGCCAACCGGGTGGTGAAGCCCGGCCGCCGCATCGTCGGTAAGAAGATGACCCCGGAACTCGCCCGCCAGATCCTCGATCTGCACGGCTCGACGGAGATGACGCAGCAGGAGATCGCGTTCAAGCTCGGCGTCAACCAGGGCCGGGTGAACGAG
The sequence above is drawn from the Methylobacterium terrae genome and encodes:
- a CDS encoding ABC transporter ATP-binding protein, whose translation is MLLDADALAFGYPGREIGRDLSVRLTAGEALALLGPNGGGKTTLLKTLLGLLPALGGTIRVEGRPLGDLTARERARAMAYVPQAAASAFAFTARAVVLMGRTSRTGLLSAPSRADHAAAEAALARMGIAHLAERPVTRLSGGERQLVLVARALAQEPRIVVLDEPTASLDFGNQGRVMAEILRLRADGLGLLFTTHDPNQAARYADRALLLRGGRPLAAGPVAEVLDAPTLGRLYGAPVEEVRDGGSGARAFLPRGNFR
- a CDS encoding FecCD family ABC transporter permease; its protein translation is MNGIALVGARAVRIGGPWLALLALLLAAALAFGVGRYPVSLLDVARVLLGRLTGHATDVGPAVEAVVWQIRGPRIAAAILIGAALSVAGTAFQGLFRNPLVSPDILGASSGAALGAVLGIWLSLGVLAIEGLAFAGGLLAVACVYGLGAALSGRDPVLVLVLAGVVIGSLLGAGVGLIKYLADPYNQLPAMTFWLLGSLSGTHPSDLLPLAGPVALGTGLLLLLRWRLDVLSLPDEEARSLGLATGPLRIAVVAAATLVTAASVAAAGIVGWVGLVVPHLARFLVGPGFGRLIPTAALLGAGTLLTIDTLARTLAPVEVPLGILTAVVGTPVFLWLLARAERDWS
- a CDS encoding ABC transporter substrate-binding protein, with protein sequence MRPDRRSLLLGAAALAAAHVPARAADPLRDDAGRVLDGLKQPVARVFPAGPPAAILLYTLAPEVLLGWPRAIRPAERPYLLARSADLPEVGRLTGRGNTANLESVLAAKPDLILDVGSTAETYRSLADRVQGQTGIPYALLDGRLAAAPATYRTLGRLVGREAAAEALASVAERTLTTIRERVAAVPEDRRPRVYLARGPRGLETARAGSINVEALALMGAVNVAGPGGSLAQVSPEDVVAWAPEVIVALDPAFAAAARQDPLWQATPALRANRLHVSPSLPFGWVDAPPSVNRLAGLWWLGKVLYPAQFPEDIRGIARDLYGRLYHVTPDDPALERVLAGAP
- a CDS encoding TOBE domain-containing protein translates to MKISARNQLDGKVVEVKKGATTAHVRVELAGGQVVTAAITNESADELGLAPGKTVKAVIKSSDVMIATD
- a CDS encoding pyridoxamine 5'-phosphate oxidase family protein, which encodes MHQGSHRDHEGAQKLFAMIKDVKIAMMTTADSDGQLRSRPMWNQDADEAGDLWFFVKQDAPVTNEIGRDNQVNLSYSDPSSQNYVSVSGKAEIVRDKAKIEAKWSESLKTWFPGGKDDPSIALIRVHPEKGEYWDSPNSTMLHLYGYVKAAVTGESPKTEKKAVDLGAR
- a CDS encoding nicotinate phosphoribosyltransferase, with protein sequence MLDLATRVYNHTWKIDPIIRSVLDTDFYKLLMAQTIFRRHRNVSVTFGIQNRTRRVRLADLIDPGELREQLDHCRSLRLTRGESTWLRGNTFYGRRQMFSPDFMDWLENFRFPDYLLEKQDGQYVLTFHGPWIETTMWEVPALAILNELRSRGVLKGMGKFELQVLYARAMTRIWEKIERLKALPGLSIADFGTRRRHGFLWQDWCVEAMIEGLGNGFLGTSNCLIALRHDIEAVGTNAHELPMVYSALAEGEEELARAPYLVLADWQRDYAGNLLVILPDTYGTTGFLERGPAWMADWTGIRIDSKDPIAGGEEAIAWWTKHGRNPREKLAIFSDGLDVDVIERIHRHFHGRLRIGYGWGTLLTNDFRGLVPDGRLDPISIVCKVISANGHPTVKLSDNPTKALGPEEEVERYKRVFGVGAQQAVPVLV
- the hemC gene encoding hydroxymethylbilane synthase; its protein translation is MARRPLRIGTRGSPMALAQTGMVRDRIAAAHPALAEPGAMELVVVTTVADKVLDRPLSEIGGKGLFTKELEQALLADQVDVAVHSMKDVETWLPDGLVIACILERDDPRDAFLSPRAASLAALAPGSRVGTSSLRRGAQVLMRRPDLRIVPLRGNANTRMKRLEEGACDATLLAIAGLERLGLADRAQEILPVSEMLPAVAQGALGIECRAGDAEVIALLQAVACPTTTIAVNAERALLEELDGSCRTPIAALAQIDGDSLTLDGILFLPDGSAHWTTHRSGPAADALAIGRDAGAELKAKAGETYRAKLQ
- a CDS encoding antibiotic biosynthesis monooxygenase family protein; translation: MVLEIAQIEVKAGHEAAFEAGVAQAAELFRRAKGCRSMELQRSVEIPTRYRLMVQWETLENHTVDFRESADFQAWRALVSEHFTAPPQVEHTVLAVQGF
- a CDS encoding RNA polymerase subunit sigma-70 — encoded protein: MATLKEFEEALRENGMLMALAILERLRERDRANRVVKPGRRIVGKKMTPELARQILDLHGSTEMTQQEIAFKLGVNQGRVNEVIKRGKWLSGDQTAPEAVARDKGKARIQGAEPKRPRKAAARSAAKSKTGAAKDKAGKPQKRPATAQLAFGDL